A stretch of Anolis sagrei isolate rAnoSag1 chromosome X, rAnoSag1.mat, whole genome shotgun sequence DNA encodes these proteins:
- the LOC132780483 gene encoding mitochondrial dynamics protein MID49 has product MADFGAKQGKRRDDSGLGGLVDFLLANARVVLGVSGAAILAIATLAVKRLIDRATNPPDEDDIKAKQKSLEESWEELTLIKSVSKAQRTDLDEPLLTPVLDVTPKEPGGCRLSLEAPPAVGSRPLLCLTLQEKLLSFYKDRVSISEAEKVLGKQLAEDISTELQNFLKNKSPDLPFGSVFLSGCLCDGLVSRNRLEVSLMLPLVLEPSLWSLVPGEQTVVNDPRFGMVKRTGLEYFPRGNSPWDRFMVGGYLSSNVVNDALLKILVASINWPVIGSMLECAIRPSMAPKELKLEVSHEQVHLDVTLCPTVKAGDQTFVSTSLEEPGENLWEQSFYTAEVSKLKDLDACDSGVRHCCLNVLKAILEDHPFWSKVGTSPLTHIILHLSQTESDWSEAMLADRFRDVLEELVQFLAKGFLPCFFDNKVNLLSHLLPEEVEEIGCTLYEALAEPDLATAFNL; this is encoded by the exons ATGGCGGACTTTGGGGCCAAGCAGGGGAAGAGGCGGGACGATAGCGGCCTGGGCGGCCTGGTGGACTTCCTGTTGGCCAACGCCCGGGTGGTCCTTGGGGTCAGTGGGGCAGCCATCTTGGCCATCGCGACCCTGGCTGTCAAGAGG CTCATAGACCGGGCCACCAACCCTCCGGATGAGGATGACATTAAGGCCAAGCAGAAGTCCCTGGAGGAGAGCTGGGAGGAGCTGACCTTGATCAAATCGGTCTCCAAGGCACAGCGGACAGACCTCGACGAGCCCCTGCTGACCCCCGTCTTGGATGTGACCCCAAAAG AACCTGGTGGCTGCCGCCTGTCCCTGGAGGCCCCCCCTGCAGTGGGATCAAGGCCTTTGTTGTGCCTCACACTTCAGGAGAAACTTCTTTCCTTCTACAAAGACCGTGTCTCCATCTCTGAAGCTGAAAAAGTGCTGGGGAAACAGTTGGCGGAAGACATcagcactgagctgcagaacttcctAAAAAACAAGTCTCCGGACCTTCCCTTTGGGAGCGTGTTCCTGAGCGGCTGCCTTTGCGACGGGCTGGTCAGCCGCAACCGCTTGGAGGTCTCATTGATGCTCCCTTTAGTTTTGGAGCCCAGTCTTTGGAGCCTGGTTCCAGGAGAGCAGACGGTGGTGAACGACCCTCGGTTTGGGATGGTTAAACGGACTGGTCTGGAGTACTTCCCGCGTGGAAACAGCCCCTGGGACAGATTCATGGTCGGTGGGTATCTCTCATCCAACGTGGTCAACGACGCCCTCCTTAAAATCTTGGTGGCCTCCATCAACTGGCCAGTGATCGGCAGCATGTTGGAATGTGCCATTCGGCCTTCAATGGCTCCCAAGGAGCTCAAACTCGAGGTGTCGCATGAACAGGTCCATCTGGATGTAACTCTTTGCCCAACAGTCAAGGCTGGGGACCAAACCTTTGTCTCCACAAGCTTAGAAGAACCTGGAGAGAACCTCTGGGAACAGAGCTTCTATACAGCAGAGGTCTCCAAGCTTAAAGACCTGGATGCCTGTGATTCCGGTGTCCGGCATTGTTGCCTCAACGTCCTGAAGGCCATCTTGGAAGACCATCCCTTCTGGAGCAAAGTGGGCACCAGTCCCTTGACTCACATCATCCTCCATCTGAGCCAAACTGAATCGGACTGGTCTGAAGCCATGTTGGCCGACAGGTTTCGGGACGTCCTGGAGGAGCTGGTCCAATTCTTGGCAAAGGGCTTTCTCCCATGCTTTTTTGACAACAAAGTGAACCTTCTCAGCCATCTTCTCCCCGAAGAGGTTGAAGAGATTGGATGCACCCTCTATGAGGCCTTGGCTGAGCCAGATCTGGCCACCGCATTCAATTTATAA